The genomic stretch GCGACAGTCGGGCGGGCCCATGCGTCGGACACGACCATCGGATGGGGAGTGGGGCTTGCGGCGTGAGCGGCGGCGCCGGAAAGAACGGCAGCAGCGGCAGCCAAAGTCAGCAAGAAGCGCGGCATGGAGACATCCTTTGAACGAGAGATGGGTCAGCGGCGGCGCGTGGCGGCACGCGAGAGCTCGGGCTCGACGCGGGCAGGTGCGGCAGCACGGGCCGGGCGGGGTGCAATGAATCGAGAAAAGCATAGGCACGCAAGGCCTGGGTCGGGCGCCTGCGGCAATATCGCCTGGGCGCACCAGTGGCTAGCCGAGGTGGGGCGGCGGAGCGTGCCGCAGGCGTGCGGCCCACAGGGCGTGTCGGTCCGGGGCGATCGGCAGGGCGGGCGGCCGGCTCAGGGGCACTCGCTCCGACGAGAACACGGTCGTCGTCGCTGGCGGTGTGGACCCTAGCGGGCCGGAGCCGACGAGGGTGGACAGAGCGCACGACACGTCGGCCTCGGCGGGCGCCGGTGCGTTCGAATCGTGCTGTGCGGACGCGGTCGAAGGCCCGGCGGCGAGCCGGTCGAGGCTGACGGTCTTCACGCCGAAGGCGGTGCACAACTCGACCAACTGCCGACCGTGCCACCGCGCTGCCTCCGCGGCGAGCCACGGTGCTGCCGCTTTCAGCAGCAACACGCACATCACGCCCCAGAGGGCCAGGCTAGGGAAACGTCGGCCTCCGCGCATGGGCGCGATTGTGCCCGACGTCGTGCAGGGGGATCGGGGCTACGAGTGAAAAGCGCAGCGTCAGGGGCGGGCAGTGGGCAAGGGCAGGAGCAGCAGCGTCCCGCACCGCACCCCGGATCATGGCCGCGCACCGCTCGCGCCCGCGCCTCGCCGTTTGCCCATCGGGTGGCGTATTTGATCCAGACCGCGCGATCCAGAGACCCCGCTGCACAATCCGGTATGGCCCGCCGCCGTCGGCGGGCGTCAACTGCAGGAGGGTTCGCATGGCGGTCGCCATTCAGCATTGGGTTCGTCTTGCCGTTGCCGTCGGGGCCGTGGTCTCGGCTGCAGCAGCGATGAGCAGTTCACCGGTCGCGCCACCGGGCACCGAGCAGACGGACCTGCCCGCCTCCGACGAGCCGCCGTTTCCTCGCTATGAGACGCCGCAGCAGGTGGCGCAGGCCTGCCAGGAGGGCTTGCAGCGCCTACGTGGCATCGAATCCGAACTGGCGAAGGGCTCGGGTGGCGATGACGTGTTGACAGGGCTCGACAACTTGCAGGCGGCGGGCGAGGACGCGTCGGGGCCGATCTACCTGCTGGTCAATGTCCACCCCGACAAGGCGGTTCGCGATGCTGCGCAGGCCTGCACGCTGCAATGGCAGGACTTCTGGTCGAGCCTGCTGCAGAACGGACGCATCTACCGGCTCTTGAAACAAGCGCGGCCGCGCGACGCGATCGACCGCGAGTTGCGACGCGACAGTTTGGAAGGCTTCGAGGACGCGGGGGCTGGCCTGCGGCCCGGCGCCCGCCGCCGCGCCAAGGCCATCCAGGACCGCATCACGGCATTACGACAGGCGTTCGACCAGCGCCTGCGCGACGATGACACGAAGGTGGCGTTCACAGAAGACGAACTCGCCGGGGTGCCCGAGGGCGTGTGGCGAGAAGCGCCGCGCAACCAGCAGGGGCAGGTGCTGCTGGGGCTCGACTATCCCACCTATCTGCCGGTTCTGGGTCATGCCACGCAAGCCGCGGCGCGCGAGAGAATGTGGCGCGCCAAATTGAACGAGGGCGGCGAGGCCAACCTGCAGGTCCTCGCCGAGATCGCCCGCTTGCGGCGTGAATATGCGTCGCTGTTCGGTTTCTCGAGCTATGCCGATTTCGCCTTGCGTCGGCGGATGGCGAAAAGCGAGCGCAGGGTGCAGGGTTTCCTCGACAGCGTGAAGCAGGCGGTGGTCGAGCGTGAGCGACGCGACCTGCAAGAACTGCGAGAGGCCAAAGCTCGGCATCTGCAACAGCCGATCGAGACGGTGAAACTCGAACGGTGGGACGTGTTTTTCTATACCGAGCGCGTGCGCCGGGAACGTTACGAAGTCGATCAGGAAGCGTTCAGGCCGTATTTCCCACCGCAACAAAGCCTCGCCTTCGTGTTGCGGTTGAGCGAGCGGCTGTTCGGGGTGCACTTCGAGCGGCGCGAGATGGCCGGCTGGCATCCCGAACTGCAAGCCTACGCGGTGTATGACGGGAAGGGCGGCCCTTATCTCGCGACGCTGCTGGTCGACCTGTATCCACGCCCCGGAAAGTACAACCACGCAGCCGTCTGGAGCTATCGCAGCGGTTCCACACGTCTCGCCCGCACGCCGCAATCGGCGCTGGTGGTGAACTTCGACCGCAAAGGCCTGACGCTCGAAGAATTGGAAACCCTGCTGCACGAACTCGGCCACGCGCTGCACAACAACCTGTCGCGCACCAGGCATGTCAGCCAGGCCGGCACCAGCGTGCTACGTGATTTCGTCGAAGCGCCGTCCCAGATGCTCGAAGATTGGGTTTACGACCCCCAGGTGCTGAAGTTGTTTGCCGAAGTCTGCCCGGAGTGCAAGCCGGTGCCGCCGGCCATGCTGGAACAGGCCGTCAAGGCAAAACATTTCGGCAAGGGAAACTTCACGGCGCGCCAGCATCTGTTCGCCAGTTATGACCTGGCGCTGCATGGGCGACGCAGCGGTGATCCGCTGGAACTGTGGGCCCGGATGGAAGCCGCCACACCGCTTGGGCATGTCCCGGGCACTCGGTTTCCTGCCAGCTTCAGCCATGTTGTCGGCGGCTATGCAGCCGGGTATTACGGCTATTTGTGGAGCGAGGTGATTGCGCGTGATCTGCAGACGGCGTTTGCCGGGCGCCGGTTGGACCCCGCCGTGGGGCGCCGTTACCGGGACATCGTGCTGGCCCAGGGTGGCCAGGTGCCCCCGAAGATCCTGCTGCAGCGATTTCTCGGCCGGCCCACCAACGCCCGCGCCTACTTCGAATACCTGGCCCGTTAGCCAGGGCCCGGGTGCCGGCGCCGCCGCCGGTTTGTGCGGAACCAGCACCCGGAAGTAAAAACGCCCGCCAAGGCGGGCGTTTTCACAGGGGCCGACGGGTCGTCAGATGGCCAGCTCTTCGAGGCTTTTGCCCGAGGCCAGCGCCTGTTCCACCCATTTCGGCTGGCGCCCGCGGCCGGTCCAGGTTTCACCTGTCGCACCGTTGCGATACTTGGGCGCCACCTTGCTGCCCTTGGTCGTGCTGACCTTGCCGCCGCCCGTCTTGCCGCCCAAGTCTGCCACCGTCAGGCCGTATTGGGCCATCAGGGACCGGATCTGGGCGATCGCATCGGCCAGCTCTTGCTTGCGGGCGCTCTCGATTTTCTTTTCGAGGTCGGCTTTCTGGGCGAGAAGTTCCTGGTAAGTGGCCATTTTTGAATATGCTCGCAAAAGGTTGAAAGGGGGGTCAATCAGCGGCGATGATAATAGCCGCTGAGTTGGAAACATGCAACCGCGGCACGCCGGGGGGTGGCTGGAGAGAATCGCGTCTATTCCGCAGGGCGGCGGCCCTTTATCGTCGAGCGCCGACTGTACTGGCTTGCGTCGCGTCTGCACGTATTGGCCGCCCGCGGCGACCGACAACGTAGGCGTCCATCAGAGGCGACGTAAAGGCGTTTGGTCTGGCCTTCCCTGTCACTTTTCTTATCGGCAGACGCAAAAACACCCGCGGCCGAGGGGCACGCGGGTGTTTTCAGGGGAGCCGGCGGGTGCTTACTTGAAGCCCACGCGGTCGAGAAGTTGTTGCACCTTGCCTTGGTTGGCGCCCGCCACCGAAATGGGGATCAACTCGCTCTTGAACGACCCGAGGGCCTCGAGCGCCGGGTTGCTGAGCTTCGTTGACTTGACGGCAGCGTACTCGTTGTTACCATTGGCAAAATAGTTTTGCGCCTCGTCGCTCGAAAGGTACTCCAGGAACTGCACCGCCAGTTCGCGGTTCTTGGCGTTTTTCGCAACCGCGCCGCCGGCGATGTTCACATGCGCGCCCCAGCTTTGCTGGTTGGGGAACACCACCGCGACCTTTTCCACCACCTCGCGGTCTTCCGGCTTGCTCGAGCGCATCATGCGGGCGACGTAATAGGTGTTGGTGAGCGCGACCTTGCATTCACCGCTGGCGACGGCCTTGATCTGGTCGGTATCACCGCCTTTGGGGTCGCGCGCCATGTTCGCGACGACACCTTTCGCCCAAGCTTCGGTTTTCTCGGGGCCGAGATGTTCCATCAGCGACCCGATGAGCGACAGGTTGTAAGGGTGAGATCCCGATCGTGTGCAAACCTTGCCCTTGTTTTTAGGGTCGGCCAGTTCTTCATACGTGTCGACATCGTCCTTTTTGACGCTGGCCTTGTTGTAAACGATGACCCGGGCGCGGGTCGAGAAACCGAACCACTGCGGGCCCTGGCCCTTGTCTTCACCGCGCAGCGTCGTCGGAATACGCTCGTCGAGTACCTTCGAGCGGATCGGCTGGAACAGCCCGTCCTGCTCGGCACGCCACAGCCTGGACGCGTCGACCAGCAGGATCACGTCGGCGGGGCTGGCGCTGCCTTCGCTCTTCAGTCGCGCCAGGATGCCGGCGTCATCGGCGTCGACCCGGTTGATCTTGATACCGGTCGCCTTGGTGAAGTTGTTGTACAGCGCCTCATCGGTCTGGTAGTGCCGGGCCGAGTAGAGGTTGATGACCTTGTCCTGTGCAGCGGCCGGCAGGTGCAGGCCGGCAACGAGGGCCAAAAGGGTCAGCGGGGCGGCGTGGCGTCGCAACATGGGTAAATGCTCCTTCCAGATGATGGCTTATTCTAAGCGCGAACAAGAATGATTCTTAAAACCGAGATTTGCCAGCCGCATGCGAGAAGTGTGACTTCTGTCGCTTGCCGGGTCCGGCGCTCGGGACCAAGATGCCGCCCGTGAAATTCCGCACGTTCGTCACGTTAGAAGCGTCCCATGCCGGCCCTGCCGGGGGCGTCGCCGCGCCATTGGTGCGCCGCGGTCCGCGTGCGTTGCTGGTGGCATGCGAAACCAGCGACGCACTCTATCTACGCAGCCGGCTGAGCCTGTACCGCATCGGCGTCCATGAGGCGTGGACGGCGACACAGGCAGTGGAGCATTGCGCCGAGCATTCGGTGCACGTGGCGTTCGTCGATGCGGAGGTGGTCGGCGCGCCCTTGCTGGCCTTGTGCCGGCAGCTGCGCCGCAAGCACCCGTGCCGGCCGACGCCGCGCCTGGTGCTGCTGGCGAGCACCGAACAGCGTCGCGCCTTTGGCTTGCGCAGCCTGCTGGCCGGCGCATCGTGGCTGATGAAGCCGCTGCACCCGCGCGACCTCGATCAGCAAATCATCCGCCACGTCGGGCTGGATCACCTGGCGCCGGAAGAGCGGCCGACGTCGTTGTTCATTTGACCCGCGTGCGGCCCGCAGGTCAGGTGCCGGCGAGCGCCGACACCGGGACAGGGTGAGGTCAACACGTTTGCTGCCGCGCGGCGTGTGGCCGTGCCCGCCACCCGGGTTGCGCGACCAAGCCGCCCGCTCAGGCCGACGGCGGCACGTAGCCGGCCGGCTGCTCCGCCCCTTCACCGAAGAAATACCGTTCCATCTGGCGCGCCAAGTACTGGCGTGCACGCTGGTCGGCAAGGTTCAAACGGTTCTCGTT from Caldimonas brevitalea encodes the following:
- a CDS encoding M3 family metallopeptidase — translated: MAVAIQHWVRLAVAVGAVVSAAAAMSSSPVAPPGTEQTDLPASDEPPFPRYETPQQVAQACQEGLQRLRGIESELAKGSGGDDVLTGLDNLQAAGEDASGPIYLLVNVHPDKAVRDAAQACTLQWQDFWSSLLQNGRIYRLLKQARPRDAIDRELRRDSLEGFEDAGAGLRPGARRRAKAIQDRITALRQAFDQRLRDDDTKVAFTEDELAGVPEGVWREAPRNQQGQVLLGLDYPTYLPVLGHATQAAARERMWRAKLNEGGEANLQVLAEIARLRREYASLFGFSSYADFALRRRMAKSERRVQGFLDSVKQAVVERERRDLQELREAKARHLQQPIETVKLERWDVFFYTERVRRERYEVDQEAFRPYFPPQQSLAFVLRLSERLFGVHFERREMAGWHPELQAYAVYDGKGGPYLATLLVDLYPRPGKYNHAAVWSYRSGSTRLARTPQSALVVNFDRKGLTLEELETLLHELGHALHNNLSRTRHVSQAGTSVLRDFVEAPSQMLEDWVYDPQVLKLFAEVCPECKPVPPAMLEQAVKAKHFGKGNFTARQHLFASYDLALHGRRSGDPLELWARMEAATPLGHVPGTRFPASFSHVVGGYAAGYYGYLWSEVIARDLQTAFAGRRLDPAVGRRYRDIVLAQGGQVPPKILLQRFLGRPTNARAYFEYLAR
- a CDS encoding H-NS family nucleoid-associated regulatory protein, with the protein product MATYQELLAQKADLEKKIESARKQELADAIAQIRSLMAQYGLTVADLGGKTGGGKVSTTKGSKVAPKYRNGATGETWTGRGRQPKWVEQALASGKSLEELAI
- a CDS encoding Fe(3+) ABC transporter substrate-binding protein, which translates into the protein MLRRHAAPLTLLALVAGLHLPAAAQDKVINLYSARHYQTDEALYNNFTKATGIKINRVDADDAGILARLKSEGSASPADVILLVDASRLWRAEQDGLFQPIRSKVLDERIPTTLRGEDKGQGPQWFGFSTRARVIVYNKASVKKDDVDTYEELADPKNKGKVCTRSGSHPYNLSLIGSLMEHLGPEKTEAWAKGVVANMARDPKGGDTDQIKAVASGECKVALTNTYYVARMMRSSKPEDREVVEKVAVVFPNQQSWGAHVNIAGGAVAKNAKNRELAVQFLEYLSSDEAQNYFANGNNEYAAVKSTKLSNPALEALGSFKSELIPISVAGANQGKVQQLLDRVGFK